Proteins encoded by one window of Ascochyta rabiei chromosome 1, complete sequence:
- a CDS encoding Dextrin dextranase, whose amino-acid sequence MPPPPPPPPPRQGVPIAPRPPVQAQKPPHELEPIIAFYIFAAANVVAAFFAPIQDCDEVFNYWEPTHYLNHGYGLQTWEYSPEYAIRSWTYTGIHSLVIKLGMMPLRFLGFARSKTAEFYFLRTFLAVVCALCQTRLYSVVAKTFNPRVALFFIFVMVFSPGMYHAAPAYLPSSFAMYMTMLGFSAFMDWTGGIRTAQGIMWFGIGAILGWPFAGALVLPFVAEEVFLVSLTGEVVECITRLADGFVRSLLVLALQMALETFFYKAITCVPWNIVMYNVFSSGSRGPDIYGVEPWHFYIRNLALNFNIWFFLALGALPLVLIQHLLLQNSVSKQTLLRSIVFVSPFYLWLSIFTFQPHKEERFMYPAYPALALNAAIALHILLANLGSTDPSRWVSKVPPQVKLAIVSIPLLLAFDVGVLRTIGTLTAYPAPLKVYKPLHQAGVSKPGDNVCLGKEWYRFPSSYLLPDRVRPKFIKSEFSGLLPGEFSEANAGGFGLFPGTWLIPSGMNDENLEDPGKYTSIEHCEFLVDSSLPGVASTALEPDYIADTERWEKLKCEPFLDVTQTHFLGRLLWIPDLPFVPQQLRRKWGQYCLLQRKSPGEKAQDA is encoded by the exons atgcctcctcctccacctccacctccaccaagGCAGGGGGTTCCCATCGCCCCCAGACCACCTGTGCAGGCTCAGAAGCCTCCCCACGAACTTGAGCCCATCATCGCCTTCTACATATTCGCTGCCGCCAATGTTGTAGCTGCCTTCTTCGCACCGATTCAGGACTGCGACGAAGTCTTCAACTACTGGGAGCCCACACACTACCTGAACCACGGCTATGGCCTGCAGACATGGGAGTACTCCCCTGAGTATGCCATCCGCAGCTGGACATACACTGGCATACACTCGCTTGTCATCAAGCTGGGAATGATGCCACTTCGGTTCCTGGGTTTTGCTAGGTCAAAGACTGCCGAGTTCTACTTTCTGCGTACCTTCCTGGCCGTTGTCTGCGCTCTGTGCCAAACCCGTCTCTACTCGGTGGTTGCAAAAACGTTCAATCCTCGCGTAGCCCTCTTCTTCATCTTTGTCATGGTATTCAGCCCGGGCATGTACCATGCTGCACCGGCCTACCTACCGTCCAGCTTTGCCATGTACATGACGATGCTGGGATTCTCTGCCTTCATGGACTGGACTGGTGGCATCAGGACCGCTCAGGGCATAATGTGGTTTGGTATCGGAGCGATACTGGGATGGCCTTTCGCAGGTGCTCTTGTGCTCCCCTTTGTGGCTGAAGAAGTATTTCTGGTGTCCCTTACTGGTGAAGTTGTTGAATGCATCACACGGCTTGCCGACGGCTTTGTTCGGTCACTCCTTGTTTTG GCTTTGCAAATGGCCTTGGAGACGTTTTTCTACAAGGCCATTACATGCGTGCCATGGAACATTGTCATGTACAATGTTTTCAGTAGTGGGAGCAGAGGACCTGATATCTACGGTGTTGAGCCGTGGCATTTCTACATCCGCAACCTTGCCTTGAATTTCAACATCTGGTTCTTCTTGGCACTAGGAGCTCTGCCACTGGTTCTCATCCAGCACCTGCTTCTGCAAAACTCTGTCTCTAAGCAGACTCTGCTGCGAAGCATTGTTTTCGTGAGCCCCTTTTATCTATGGCTCAGCATCTTCACGTTTCAGCCTCATAAAGAAGAAAGGTTCATGTATCCAGCTTACCCAGCATTGGCATTGAATGCAGCCATTGCGCTGCACATACTACTTGCGAATCTGGGATCGACAGACCCAAGCCGTTGGGTCAGTAAAGTTCCCCCGCAGGTGAAGCTTGCCATCGTCAGCATACCGTTGTTGTTGGCCTTCGACGTGGGCGTGCTTCGAACTATCGGTACCCTTACGGCTTACCCAGCACCTTTGAAGGTGTACAAGCCATTACATCAGGCAGGAGTGAGCAAGCCTGGCGACAACGTGTGTCTGGGCAAAGAGTGGTATCGTTTCCCCTCGTCGTATCTCCTACCGGACCGTGTTCGACCCAAATTCATCAAGAGCGAATTCTCAGGATTGCTACCTGGCGAGTTTAGCGAAGCCAATGCAGGTGGCTTTGGCTTGTTTCCTGGTACATGGCTTATTCCCTCTGGCATGAACGATGAAAACCTCGAGGACCCTGGCAAATAT ACTAGTATCGAGCATTGCGAATTCCTCGTTGATTCCAGTCTCCCGGGGGTGGCATCGACGGCTCTTGAGCCAGATTACATTGCAGATACAGAACGCTGGGAGAAGCTCAAGTGTGAACCGTTCCTTGATGTCACACAAACACACTTCTTAGGCCGTCTGCTGTGGATACCCGACTTGCCCTTCGTTCCGCAACAACTCCGCAGAAAGTGGGGACAGTACTGTTTGCTGCAACGAAAGAGCCCGGGTGAGAAAGCTCAGGATGCATAG
- a CDS encoding Dextrin dextranase has protein sequence MEWDEWIELDNGYLKYHSTKASRIAARGEKCCKTAPEAWDAAVELLEELCGYLPERYPTLFEPLQGGGKGVKNAETGEVFDIASCLADEDPMQTCARLVQDDLAIMIERPDGQYYLLAGAILLAGFWRLQDKFGMPLSEIHTSGDVPQYKEKLEKGMLNMFKRLQPEKPVLRNNYFIQVDDNLAWSESLGSEDEEGINWASADTTEGVGNIYFRSERQSLRRLPKSGGIVFTIRTYFHPVTEICKEPYVPGRLASAIRSWGDDVSKYKGKAQYADVLLNYLDAMHEKQVEEGLDLGREDEVRAYPY, from the exons ATGGAATGGGACGAATGGATCGAGCTTGATAACGGGTATCTGAAGTACCACTCTACGAAAGCCTCTCGCATTGCTGCGCGCGGGGAGAAGTGCTGCAAGACGGCGCCTGAAGCATGGGACGCGGCGGTTGAGCTGCTCGAGGAACTATGCGGGTACCTACCAGAGCGATATCCGACACTATTCGAGCCATTACAAGGAGGCGGGAAGGGCGTGAAGAATGCCGAGACCGGGGAGGTGTTCGATATCGCCTCCTGCCTCGCAGACGAAGATCCCATGCAAACCTGCGCACGCTTAGTTCAGGATGACTTGGCCATCATGATCGAACGGCCAGACGGACAGTACTACCTCCTCGCGGGCGCCATTCTGCTCGCTGGTTTCTGGCGTCTGCAAGACAAGTTCGGTATGCCCTTGTCTGAAATTCACACCAGTGGCGACGTGCCGCAGTATAAGGAGAAATTGGAAAAGGGCATGCTGAACATGTTTAAACGACTTCAACCCGAGAAGCCTGTGCTGAGGAACAACTACTTCATTCAGGTCGATGATAATTTGGCGTGGAGCGAGAGTCTGGGTTCAGAGGACGAAGAGGGTATCAATTGGGCGAGTGCAGATACCACCGAGGGGGTTGGCAATATTTATTTCAGGAGTGAAAGACAGAGTCTGAGAAG ACTCCCAAAATCGGGAGGCATTGTTTTCACGATTCGGACCTACTTCCATCCAGTCACTGAGATCTGCAAGGAGCCGTATGTTCCAGGGAGACTTGCGAGCGCGATACGAAGTTGGGGTGATGATGTGAGTAAGTACAAAGGAAAGGCGCAATATGCGGATGTTCTACTCAATTATCTGGACGCGATGCATGAGAAACAAGTGGAAGAAGGATTGGATTTGGGGAGGGAAGACGAGGTGAGGGCTTATCCCTACTGA